Part of the Catalinimonas alkaloidigena genome is shown below.
AACTAAGGTACGCTCAATCTGAGCCTCAGCCATTTGAGAAGCGATAGCCCTTTTCCAGATCAGTTCATAAAGCCTTTGCTCATTACGGTCTTTACCGGCTTCATTGGTTGAGAAGTCCGTGGGACGTATGGCTTCGTGCGCTTCCTGAGCAGAATCTGACTTGGTTTTAAAAGTACGTGTGTGTAAATAACCGTCTCCGAAGGTAGCTTTTATTTCTTTAGAGGCACCCTGTAATGCTTCCTCAGATAAATTAGTAGAATCAGTTCGCATATAGCTGATCTTACCTGCCTCATAAAGTCGCTGTGCCAGCGTCATGGTTTGAGAAACGGAGAATCCAAGTTTACGGGCAGCTTCTTGCTGAAGCGTAGAAGTAGTAAATGGGGGAGAAGGTGATTTTTTTACAGGTTTCTTCTCCAGCTTTTTAATGTGGAAGTCTGCATCACGGCATGCTTCCAGAAAAGCTAGTGCTTCCTCTTCAGTATCAAATTTTTTGGGAAGTTCAGCCTTAAGCATACTGTTTTTATCTACGATAAATTCGGCGCTAACTTTATAAGAAGATTTGGACTCAAACTCCGTAATTTCACGCTCACGCTCTACCACAAGCCTTACAGCCACGGACTGTACACGCCCGGCAGAGAGGCCTCTCTTTATCTTTTTCCAGAGTACAGGAGAAAGTTCAAACCCTACGAGACGATCCAGGATTCGTCTTGCCTGTTGCGCATTGACAAGGTCTAGGTCAATGCCCCTGGGGGTCTGAATAGCATTTAAAATCGCGGTTTTTGTAATTTCTCTGAAGACAATGCGGCGTGTTTTCTCGTCTTTAAGCTTCAACTCTTCTTTGAGGTGCCATGAAATAGCTTCTCCTTCACGGTCATCATCACTCGCCAGATAGATAAGATCAGAATCTTTTACTAATTTTTTCAGCTGCGAGATAACTTCTTTTTTATCAGAAGAAACTGTATAAGTAGGTTTGAAACCATTATTGATGTCAATAGCTTTATCATCTTTTGGCAGATCTCGTATATGTCCGTAGCTTGAAGCGACAACATAATCTTTACCTAAATATCCTTCTATGGTTTTCGCTTTCGCCGGTGATTCTACGATTACTAAGTTCTTGGGCATCTTATGCTTACTTTATGGTCGGTTTAGAAATAAGTACGAACAGGCGTAATAAATAATTATTGAGATAAACTACATTTTAACTACTTTTTAAACAACACATTGCAATATTCGCTGCAAATAAAAGGAATTGTTTTTTCATTAACATATACTTCTACAAATGGTTAAGAAATTGTTTTTAGGGCGCCATGCCGAGTCTGCTGAAGCAGTAGCTGGTATCAAAGATATAGAAAGAGATCTTACTGCCAAAGGGTATCGCGACGCTCCCCGTGTAGGGAAATACCTGTTTGAACAAAATTTACTACCCGATACAGTAATCAGCAGCAGTGCTCAACGTGCTAAGGCTACCGCAGAACTTATGGCAGAGCAATTGAAATATGAATTGCACAAAATTAATTTTTCAGATGATCTATATAATGCTTCTGTGCGCACCCTGCTCAAGGTGGTGAATGAAGAACAAAGTACATGTAATCACCTCATACTGCTTGCTCACAACCCTGCAATCTCCTACTTGGCCGAATATCTCAGCAACGAAAATATAGGAAGCATAGTAGCAGGGGGTATGATTATTCTGAACTTTGATATAGGTAGCTGGGAAGAAGTTTCCGAAGGTAATGGTGAATTCTATATGTACATTCAACCCGATCAGATTATTTTTTAACCATTCAGTCTTATGATTATAGAGTTACTTGTGAATGCGGTAGCGGTATTTTTAGCTGCTTACTTACTTCAAGGCGTTGAAGTAAAAAGTTTCTGGAGCGCTATTCTTACTGCTGTCGTACTGGCCATCGTAAATGCAGTCATCAAGCCTATTATGATTTTCCTTACTATTCCGGTTACGATAATCACCTTTGGCTTATTTTTACTGGTAATCAACGCACTCATGCTAATGCTGGTGGATGCGATACTTCCCGGTCTAAAAATTAAAAACTTCTGGTGGGCACTCATCTTTGGGATTGTTCTCTCAATCATTAATGCGATTTTGTCCTGGATTATCTTATAATGAAAAGTGGATAGCGATAAGTTTATTTTTCTAGCCCGAAATTTAGTAAGGGGAATAATTTGGCTTACAGTATTGGTGGGGGCCTTTTATGTGATTAAAAAATATGTGGATGTAGATTACTTACTATGGCTCAAACCCATATATGATGAGCCTTATTTGGTATATGCTATTTACACTGTTTCTGAGGTGCTTTTTGGAATCATACCCCCTGAAATATTTATGATTTGGGGGCTTAGAAGCAGCAACCTTAATACATATATTGAAGTTGTAATTCTCCTTACATTGATTTCTTTTCTGGCCGGAGTGATCGGTTTTTTGATAGGTAAGTACCTGGAGCATACCCAGTTTTTTAAGCTTTTTAAGAAAAAAGTATTCGGTAAGTATGAAAAATACTTATATCACTATGGTGCTTTTATCATCATTGTAGCTGCACTAACGCCACTGCCCTTTTCAGGCGTAAGTATGTTGGTGGGAAGTGTAGAATTCCCCCTTCGTAAGTACGCCATATTTGCCCAGGCTCGTTTTATCAGGTTTTTAGTATATTCATACGTGATCTGGGAAGTAAATATGTTATAGTTAAACTTTCTTGTATT
Proteins encoded:
- a CDS encoding SixA phosphatase family protein, with the protein product MVKKLFLGRHAESAEAVAGIKDIERDLTAKGYRDAPRVGKYLFEQNLLPDTVISSSAQRAKATAELMAEQLKYELHKINFSDDLYNASVRTLLKVVNEEQSTCNHLILLAHNPAISYLAEYLSNENIGSIVAGGMIILNFDIGSWEEVSEGNGEFYMYIQPDQIIF
- a CDS encoding phage holin family protein → MIIELLVNAVAVFLAAYLLQGVEVKSFWSAILTAVVLAIVNAVIKPIMIFLTIPVTIITFGLFLLVINALMLMLVDAILPGLKIKNFWWALIFGIVLSIINAILSWIIL
- a CDS encoding VTT domain-containing protein; the protein is MDVDYLLWLKPIYDEPYLVYAIYTVSEVLFGIIPPEIFMIWGLRSSNLNTYIEVVILLTLISFLAGVIGFLIGKYLEHTQFFKLFKKKVFGKYEKYLYHYGAFIIIVAALTPLPFSGVSMLVGSVEFPLRKYAIFAQARFIRFLVYSYVIWEVNML